A stretch of Deltaproteobacteria bacterium DNA encodes these proteins:
- a CDS encoding PaaI family thioesterase encodes MRKLNPAYVQAATLVVNRSPYFALLSMSIREIGTGYALLDIEVQNKHLQPFGVVHGGVFASIVDAAAFWAVFSEVDEDTAMTSVDLKVNFLAPARAGKLIARGRRIKLGKTLALADAEVVDEENRILAHGTSTLMVIPGPALALGVSPPPKFIEEP; translated from the coding sequence ATGCGAAAGCTCAACCCCGCCTATGTCCAGGCAGCGACCCTTGTGGTGAACCGTTCTCCCTACTTTGCCCTCCTTTCCATGTCGATCCGTGAGATCGGCACGGGATACGCCCTTCTCGATATCGAGGTTCAAAACAAGCACCTTCAACCCTTTGGAGTCGTCCACGGAGGAGTCTTTGCTTCTATCGTCGATGCCGCCGCTTTCTGGGCAGTTTTTTCAGAGGTTGACGAGGACACGGCCATGACCTCGGTAGACCTGAAGGTCAACTTTCTCGCTCCTGCCCGGGCCGGCAAACTCATCGCCCGGGGCCGACGGATCAAGCTCGGCAAGACTCTCGCACTGGCCGACGCGGAGGTGGTCGACGAGGAGAACAGAATACTCGCTCACGGGACCTCGACCTTGATGGTCATACCGGGACCGGCCCTGGCTCTCGGCGTCTCACCGCCCCCCAAGTTCATCGAAGAACCGTGA
- a CDS encoding GNAT family N-acetyltransferase has protein sequence MIRRFELRDLEEVLQIEAQAFPKSSYTREMFLHYYRVHPETFLVFEEDRVWGYIIFKPDGHVISLAVAPPSRRRGVGRRLMEACGSVCRTGRLRVEVREGNTGAQSFYKSLGFQLKSRIPFYYGTEDAYVMEKKIESFGLPGRAD, from the coding sequence ATGATCAGAAGGTTCGAGCTTAGAGACTTGGAGGAGGTGCTCCAGATCGAGGCCCAGGCCTTTCCGAAATCCTCCTACACACGGGAAATGTTCCTCCATTACTACCGTGTCCATCCAGAGACCTTTCTCGTCTTCGAGGAAGACCGAGTGTGGGGCTATATCATCTTCAAGCCCGACGGTCATGTGATCTCTCTGGCCGTGGCCCCGCCTAGCCGGAGAAGGGGGGTGGGAAGGAGGCTCATGGAGGCATGCGGGTCCGTGTGTCGGACCGGGAGGCTCCGGGTCGAGGTGAGGGAAGGCAACACGGGAGCTCAGAGCTTCTATAAGAGCCTGGGATTCCAGCTGAAGTCCAGAATCCCCTTCTACTACGGTACGGAAGACGCCTACGTCATGGAAAAGAAGATCGAGTCCTTTGGTCTGCCGGGAAGGGCGGATTGA
- a CDS encoding isoprenylcysteine carboxylmethyltransferase family protein: MDLGLERFFHDIRYRRERYRQFVGVAFVVLVSAAGRPDRAVFIPGAILVVLGVATRLWASGYIKKNQALATDGPYAYVRHPLYVGNITMGFGFALASGLWWSFPLLLGILLAFYPPAIRREDRKLHRRFGEAWEEWCRETRALLPRLTPYRQDQQGNWSFWQSLRQNGEPLIALFLLSCLYFLYLNLY, translated from the coding sequence ATGGACCTCGGACTGGAGCGGTTTTTTCACGACATTCGATACCGGAGGGAGCGTTATCGTCAATTCGTCGGTGTAGCCTTTGTGGTCCTGGTCAGTGCGGCAGGCCGACCGGACAGGGCTGTCTTTATCCCCGGGGCCATCCTTGTCGTACTGGGAGTGGCAACCCGCCTCTGGGCCTCGGGTTATATCAAGAAGAACCAGGCCCTTGCCACCGACGGACCTTACGCCTATGTGAGACACCCCCTTTACGTGGGCAACATCACGATGGGGTTTGGCTTTGCCTTGGCCTCAGGCCTGTGGTGGAGCTTCCCCCTGCTCCTCGGCATTCTCCTGGCCTTCTATCCTCCTGCCATCCGCCGGGAGGATCGGAAACTCCACCGCAGATTCGGGGAAGCCTGGGAGGAGTGGTGTAGAGAGACCCGTGCCTTGCTTCCACGTCTCACCCCTTATCGCCAGGACCAGCAGGGCAACTGGTCGTTCTGGCAGAGCCTGCGGCAGAACGGCGAACCCCTTATTGCTCTTTTCCTGCTGTCTTGCCTTTACTTTCTCTACCTCAATCTCTACTGA